The genomic region actcttgaaattttatgaaattttaagttaataaatgattaaattataaattgcccgcaatgcaataataataaatttacattttggttcttataaaattatataactcGATATTAATACCGAAATTATTCTATTTGCTTTGCCCCTGACGAAGTGTAAATCTTTAGTCCCAAAAATATACCTATATTGTTTTGTctaattctttcaaaatctttatctattatactttttattaattaaattatattttataattattagattttatattGTGTTTGCGTTTATATTGTAATTGTAATACCtttgggaaaaagaaaattaaagttcaatatTTCTCATTGCAGCAATGAGTTGGTTCTGAAACAGTTGACCATCCACGTTTGAGTTTGAACCATCAACCATATAAATTATCGccaattttgtaattaatgatACGGATAATTTAAAAGGAGGATAGTTGGGTTCTGGAGAAACAGGTGCAGTCTCGTCAGATCTTCAATGGCCATATTCTATAAgggtaaattttcattttggtcacttaactaaaaaaattacaaattggacactgaattattcaaaaattttcatttaagtcaatgaactatttaaaaaattttatttaagtcactagactattattatttttattaaaaaaagtttaaccAACGAGCTTTAAGGGATGATTCAATGATCGGTTCAATAGATTAATATTCATCGACAAATAGAAGTACATACTTTAGATCCAAGTCAAATTAACGGTTAGAGTCGGAGATCAGaaactattttatgaaaaaaaactaaattgtagaatagAAAGGGAAAGAAAGCTTTCGGTTAGTGCAACCAGTGTGAACAGAGAAAGCCATATACCTTCGATTTTAACTATCTTGtcacttaaaagaaaatattgaataatttaataaataaattataattttttcctgTTAAGTAAACAAAttcttattattaatttagtgattaatgATAAGTTTAACTTACTATCAAATGAATAATTAttccaagaaaaacaaaagaataataattGACTAGTCATTCGACCTATAActacatataatattattacttatttaaatacGATTTTTAtgatactaaaattattcaaactaaaaattctatcacatgtatatgtgtatggaaattacaaatttataatataaatatatgtttaaaaataatatataataaataataaaatgtacttaactaaaaataacacatgaaagatgtacaatattaaaataaacaattagattaaattgtgagtaaaatgaagtttaaacatataaatatatcaagTTAAGAATACTAAATGAGTACAATTGTTTATCATAATGTTTTCATCAATCTTGAATCAGTGCGAGTTAATTTGTGACAATAACCCAATCAATAACATTTACAATTGATGGAAGTAATAAAATGCATAATAGAATTAAGatgtataaaataatcaaaataaagctttagtttattggtaaatttaaattttactaacgTAACGGCATGGATTCAAATCCCATCATATAggcatattttattatttttaaaataaaagattaacgtaccctcgaataatataacttattttaattacgaaagATATTTCCATAATTTCCAAGGGCTTAAGtaatggtatatatatacaatttagtgAGAGAaacattttatgttaattttttaatttactcaataattattgttggtataatggtaaaaatttgtttataaatccattaaatatgagtttaatCCCtagatatattaattttaattcttttatttacaaactatataaaagtatgaaaagacaaaaagccatcaaaaataataatagtagttaTTTAAGAGAAAGGGTATATTAGTTATTTTCTAACCGAGTTGATACCGGTTAACCCGTAATATCAACTCAATTAgagattttattaatagtattgATTCTTGTTTAAAATTGTATGTAAAACAAACTATTTTAatcatagatttaaaataaatattattgtaatGATGAACTATACATTTAGTCACCCaactttcatatatttttattttaggcataaaatataaaagtttacaaAATGGACATTGGCATTAcatacttttatcattttagtcactgtCATTACATACTTtaatcattttagtcactattGTTAATTTGTCATTACATacacttattttaatttctcaactctagtatactttcattttggtcaagtgttttcttttttagaattaatttattttaaaaaaaactgatgTTTTACAAGAAACTGAGTCATTTAGCTATTGAGatgaaaccaaaattttcaccaTTCCATGTAAAAATTCAAGCTTTTCCTgtaaaaattcaagaattatttgtaaaactctaagtttttccttttattgaaaaataataaaattaattctgaaaaatatataaagaaaataaaaagataaaatatatttctcctctaaaattttaaaatttcttataaaaattaaggtaattttgtaaaactccaattttttccttcttatgaaaagactaaattaattttttaaaaataaaaaaaccaaataaattggttttcaggtaaaactcaaaatttttctataaaaacttgagtacttttctttaaaacccaaaaacaaataaattttctctTCCTTAATtctaaaaggaaataaaaagaaagataaaagggtttttttcaatttagattTTTCACTAAAACTCAGGTGTAAAATTAAGTCTTAAAAGAAACGTGTCAAGAACAAGTGCAAAAGAAAGGTAGatgtcaaattttatttggCAACCGATTTTAGCCACTAATAcaacttttgtttattttcccacacatatttttcaaaaataattttgtacactaaagcttttaataatttattgtcTGTTAAAATGTTTTATGCATATGTAGCAAGATTTATGCTTATTCACAAGCATATATATTTTGGGtttcttaatatattttaaatatttttataataaacaacaatttagtttaaaattttaagataatgctaattgagttaatattttttaattaaataattattttatttatttctcagATAGCActtaataataaagaaaattataataataattgtttttgtataaaaatagaAGTTTACTTATAAGTAACCACAAATAGACAAAGATACAAAATATTATACagtatttcaattattattattattatttaccaaaTGGATAAATACTTcgattttagatttaaatttgaataaaattgttattatacttTGGAGAAATGGAAGTCCTAACAGAGGTCCTACAGAGCCTTGCGTCAGCCTTTTATCCATTCCTGCTTATTTATCCCCAATTAAACATTTCCATAATtcgataaaaataaaatatcaaaataaataaataaatacaaaaaaccAGAGGcctattcttcttcttccttcttagGTTCCTGCTTTGCCACCCCACAACCATATCTCTCGCtatctttaaaagaaaatcgaAAAAGGGGGTTAAATTTAGcatttagtccttgaatttccattttcctttttgaaacAGCCCTTTGTTTCACTTCAAGAGGAACTGAGAACTCAGAATTCTGAAGAACCCATTTTGGagatataattttcttttttctttttgctctttttttcgGGTGAAAATAGTATCTTCTTCCACGGAACAGACAAGAAACTAATACCCCATTTATCTATTTTGTCAGTATGGATAAGCTTGATTTGCTTTAAGAAGCAGCATCGGTTTCTTCAACGGATCCTCCTCCCAAGTAAATTctccttttaattcatttgtaTGTCCTTTTTATTGGCTATAGATTTAGTTTTCCTTctgggtttttttattttgtgttattGTGGTTCTAGCTTGGTGGGTTCTTTTTAAGTTGGTGTAAGAATCTTAGGAGAAGTGCaaattttgctttttattttaggaaattaaAGATTTCGGGTTGTTCGAATCTATTttttgatatgattttttaGAAGTATAATCTTTTTTCATCCTTTGAGTTGCTTGAAGATTtggtttttcaattattatgtttttattttttaagtgtgTTGAATATGGTTCTTGTTGAATTTCCACAGAGGGGAGAACATTGTACTGAAGAATTAGGAGTTTTTTGAGGTGGTAAGAGTAATGTTGTCTAAAAATGATCCAATTGAATCGATTTCGAATTCGATTCAATTTGTAAAAGAAGCATTTTTACCTCTTGAATTGGGTATTAAGAAAGCTGCAAAAGATGTCGAAAGTTGTTTCGGGGTGTCGAATGATAAAGGAAAGCTTGTTGAATTGGTTCCTCAATTGAATGTTAGTGATAGGAATGATAAGGTTCAAATATTTGGTATGAAGAAGAGTAATGGTAATTTTGGTAGTATTCTTAATAATGGGCAATGTTGTCTTGGTAgtgaagagagaaagaaagggaCGTCTGTTAAAGTTCCGATCAAGGCTTTTATAGGAATGTTTTCGCCGGGAAATGGCAAGAACAACGAGAAGGTTGAGGCGGTTAGGAAAGGATTGAAAGAAAAGGATGTGGATAGAGATGAAGGGTCTTGTATGAATTGCTTTCAGTTTTCTGCTACTTGGTCAGTGTTGGTTAATGGTTTTGTTCAGGCTATACCAAGCTCGTTTAACACGGGTAGGAAAAGAATTCAGAAAATGGGTGACAAAGATAAAGGGTGTCGACATTCAAGTACTCATGACATGAAATCGAAGGCTTCATCTGAGTGTAAGCATAGAGAGGCAAAGGCTCAGTTTAGTGCAAAGAATGAGGGTTTGGAACATAGTGATGGGAAACATGTTGAATGTTTTATAGGGCTTATTCTTGATCAGTTGACTCAAAATCTTCAGAAGTTTGATCAACTTCTACAGGAAAGTAATCGTAAGCACTGTGAATGTCCACAGACTCCATCTCCTCCCTCTCAGTTTGATTACTTTAAAGTAGTGGCAAGCATTTGGGAAGGTCAAAAAGCTGATGTAAATGGGTTTTTGGGAAATTTGAAGTTTGCTAGAGTGGGAGGTGTTCCGTCAGGTATGGTTGGAGTTGCTTCTCATGTGAATGAAGAGGGTGATGATGATGTTAGTACCGAACGTAGGGAAGAATCGACTGGTAATTCCCCACAGAAACTGGCCAGTGGGATTCTTAGCATTCCTCTATCAAATGTGGAGCGTTTGAGATCCACCTTATCCACCGTCTCACTGACAGAATTGGTTGAGCTTCTACCGCTTTTGGGCCGCTCTTCACAAGACCATCCTGACAAGAAGAAATTATTCTCTGTGCAGGATTTCTTCAGATACACAGAGTCTGAAGGTATGGTTTCTCAGGCAACTTAGTGAATAACTACTGTTGcatctttttctttcactttgTTCGGTTCCTTGAATTGCAGCATCCGTTAGTGTGTTTCTCTTCATGGTGGAAGTTTATGAATTGTGTATGTAGGATTCTGATTTTGGTTAACTCCTTTCCGTTAATCCTAATTGAACTTGAAGATTCTGAATTTCAGATTGTAATATTCCAGCATAACATAagttctgtttttgtttttatgacTTATCATTGATAATTTGTCTTCTACTCATTAGATTTATCAAACTTTCTCCTCAATGAGTTCATATTCTTTGAGTTTTTGTAGCATTAATTTCATGTTGGGTACTTTGCCATGGTGATTAAGATTAGTACAGTAAACTAGCTATGCACCAATTTTACTCATGTATTCTTCTTCTAGGGAGGAGGTTCTTTGAAGAATTGGATAGAGATGGTGACGGACATGTAACTTTAGAAGATCTTGAAGTTGctatgagaaaaagaaaattgccACAGAGATATGCTCGGGAATTCATGCGCCGCACGAGAAGTCATCTATTTTCTAAATCTTTCAATTGGAAGCAGTTTTTGTCTTTGATGGAACAGAAGGAGCCAACTATTCTTCGAGCTTATACTTCTCTCTGTTTAAGCAAGTCTGGGACCCTCCAGAAAAGTGAAATATTGGCCTCACTTAAAAATGCTGGACTTCCTGCAAATGAAGACAATGCTGTTGCTATGATGCGATTTCTGAATGCAGACACTGAAGAATCTATTTCATATGGACACTTCCGCAATTTTATGCTTCTGTTGCCTTCTGATCGCCTACTTCAAGATGACCCTCGGTAAGATTAATAATTCCATTTTAGTCTTATTTAGGAACTGCAGCTGAAGCTCAagttctaattttatttatgattggATTGCCTTTCTGTTCAGGCTGtatctttcaaaattaaaactttataatttggatCATGGCTACCCAGTTATTGTATGTAGGTcctttttgtgaaattgttttTTTCTACCGCAGTACTGCTCTGTACTTCCTGTTTTGGATACCTTGTTAAAAAAGctattatttctaattgaacCATGTATATGTTTAGTCTAAAGTTTTGGCAGCCTAATACTACTAGTGGCTACCTTCACCTTCCTTTCTCCTTTGGTAAACATATACTTTTTGCTTTGCTTGTGCACTCCTTTTCACTAGTTTTGTAACGACTCACTTTGACACTACTTCCTTTTATATTACATAAAGGAATATCTGGTTTGAAGCTGCAACTGTTGTTGCTGTTGCACCACCTGTGGAAATACATGCTGGAAGTGTTCTTAAATCCGCGTTGGCTGGGGGTCTTTCATGTGCACTCTCCACATCTTTACTGCACCCAGTTGATACTATAAAGGCACGTGCTTCAGCTGATTGCTGTTTTACATAATAAAATCTACTAACTGTTAACATCTAGTCATCATATCTTTTTGTTCTTCTGCAAGGACACATCTAATCTGCCATCTTAGTGTTTATTTGTCTGTGTGGAGTATGGAGATTGGAGAGCTCATGTGTGACGTTCACGTTCATAACCATTAATATTCCTTCACATGTGGTGGAAATAGTCTTTGTGAAACTTACAATATGTTGAGTTATATTACAGGTGgtctttgtttaaaattttttatgcttGCTTTTGTGCAATATAAACCTGCTAATGCTGTTAGACACTTGCTTTTCAGTTTTACGTACATTTTCTGGAAGCCTTATTCAAGTACTCCATAATTTGATACAGTTTCCTGGTACCTGAGTTTTGTCCATTTTCTTTGATAAATATAGTTCGGGCTTTGGCCTAGTTGTGCAAGTAACGGAACATTTTCAACTTATTGTGTAACTGGTTCTACGTGTCTTCTTGCCCCTGCTTATTATGTAACGTAATGTTGTTTACTTCAATATTTGTTATAAGATTTTTTTGTCTCCTTCATTTGGTAGAGGCATCTTTTTGGTAGTTCTAAGTTCCCCTACGGACTCTTCACCGATCCTTGTTCatgattaaacaaaataaagtatCAATAGTAAAAAGCACTTAAGCTCAAAAAGGGGTCAATGGAGTGTCTATGTTTAAAGATGCACATAGTCTTGCATGCTTTCTTTCTGAAACAGctcattttttttgttagtATTAGGCTATGCCATTCTCTTTTATGGAATACATCTTGTGACAATCAACAGGGCTTttcttgatatatttttttctgttctttctGCTTCTTTTTTTATCAGACTCGAGTTCAAGCATCAACGCTTACCTTCCCTGAAATTATTTCAAAGCTTCCACAAATTGGAGTACGGGGGTTATATCGGGGTTCAATCCCTGCAATTCTTGGACAgttttcaaggttttatatattttctgttcttttctGACTTCGATttggcttttcttttctttcatttatttgtcTGATTGGCTTTCTTTGAACATTGCAGCCATGGCCTGCGAACAGGAATATTTGAAGCAAGTAAACTTGTACTGATCAATGTTGCTCCAAACCTCCCAGACATCCAGGTACTTCTTGTTGCACTATTATTCAATACACAATAGTGATCGagtttcttttgtttctctATAACACTAAGCTTTTGCTTTCCTTAGTTTTCCCATTGGAAAGAATATCGTACATTGCACAAATTTCCTTAGAAATAAGAAAATGGACAAGTTGCTTGTGAAGCTGAAGTTTCTTCTTCTCATTGCATAAGCTATGTTGAACAGTCTTACCTTATTCAAATATTTGTCCAGGGTTCCTGCAGTCATGCATGGTGCACTTTTGATGTGCACTCTATGCACGAACATAAAAAATAACCTAAGAAATTGTGGTTGGGTTTCTCTTGTTTCTTTATAACACTAAGCTTTAGCTTTCCTTGGTTTTCCTATCGTAAGGAATTTATCGTACATTGCTCAAATTTCCTTACAAGTGCCGTTCctaagaaaaagtaaaagtcgCATGTTGAAGCTGAAGTCTCTTCTTTGTTGCGTAAGCGATATTGAACGGGCTACCTTATTCAAATATTTGTCTGGGGTTCCTGAGGTCATGCATAGTGAACTTTTGATACACACTCTATGAATGAAGTAGAACATAACTTTGTTTTTTGAGGGGAACGGAATAAAGCAAACTCGAAACTGtttaatacaattttatcttcAATACCACTTTGAAAAGTAACATCTAACTTCAAGTTAGCATTTACCCATTACTCTGGTTTTCAAAtcctcttgttttttttttttttgtttgtgtttttatgTGCTCAAGAAGTTTATCACTCCTTTGTATGCTAGTGCATCCTTATGTGCTTTTGTGGGTTTGTCTCTGTTTTTGCTCATGCTGAAGGAACTGATCTTTGAACACTCAAATTCCCAATTTCAGTATGGTACACTTTTTTTGCTAACCGTGCTAAAATTTGTAGTTACATGTTATGTAGGTTCAATCCATGGCATCATTCTGCAGTACACTTTTGGGAACAGCGGTGCGGATTCCTTGTGAGGTACTAAAGCAGCGTTTGCAAGCTGGTCTTTTTGACAACGTTGGAGAAGCTATTGTTGGTACTTGGAACCAAGACGGTCTAAAAGGTTTTTTCCGTGGGACTGGAGCCACTCTCTGCCGTGAGGTGCCATTCTATGTTGCTGGAATGGGCCTCTATGCTGAATCCAAAAAGGTATTGATTgttgtctttttttcttttcttcttcttcttctttttttttttttttttttgtataaccAAGGTATCTTCCATGTTCATTCTATGGTCCATGAAAACTAATCCTTTTGGGGATTTGTGAGTGCCCCTCTCAAGAATGTTGTCTCCAAGTTTGAACTTGTGTTCTCTTTGGAGTGCAATGTCATTTATGTTACACTCAATATTTGTTGGTGGTATAGATATTTGTCTTTAGATTGAGAACTTTTATTTAATCCCAAGAGTCATTTGTTGGTGTAGTCAAAGCCCATGCTCAAGGCACTAGAACTTTGTTTGTATCACCCATGCATCAGTGCTAAAAAGGTGCTTTGTCTTAGATAAGCAAGCTCcttataattataaaactcCATTCAAAACCAGTATGTATATAGATCTCTAATGAACTACAGATTTTATGACGTTGGTCTAGGCCGTCttttattggaaaatattcCTAGAAATTTTGGGTACTCGATATAGTCTCCCGCGGTATATGGACtctatcaaaaaatatttttcatctaCAACTTTGTTGCTTACCTTTTATAAGAATTATCATTTGCGTTCTGCATCTTGTTTTAGCTTGCCCAACAACTTCTTCAACGGGAACTGGAACCATGGGAAACTATTGCCGTTGGAGCTGTATC from Gossypium raimondii isolate GPD5lz chromosome 1, ASM2569854v1, whole genome shotgun sequence harbors:
- the LOC105785309 gene encoding uncharacterized protein LOC105785309; its protein translation is MLSKNDPIESISNSIQFVKEAFLPLELGIKKAAKDVESCFGVSNDKGKLVELVPQLNVSDRNDKVQIFGMKKSNGNFGSILNNGQCCLGSEERKKGTSVKVPIKAFIGMFSPGNGKNNEKVEAVRKGLKEKDVDRDEGSCMNCFQFSATWSVLVNGFVQAIPSSFNTGRKRIQKMGDKDKGCRHSSTHDMKSKASSECKHREAKAQFSAKNEGLEHSDGKHVECFIGLILDQLTQNLQKFDQLLQESNRKHCECPQTPSPPSQFDYFKVVASIWEGQKADVNGFLGNLKFARVGGVPSGMVGVASHVNEEGDDDVSTERREESTGNSPQKLASGILSIPLSNVERLRSTLSTVSLTELVELLPLLGRSSQDHPDKKKLFSVQDFFRYTESEGRRFFEELDRDGDGHVTLEDLEVAMRKRKLPQRYAREFMRRTRSHLFSKSFNWKQFLSLMEQKEPTILRAYTSLCLSKSGTLQKSEILASLKNAGLPANEDNAVAMMRFLNADTEESISYGHFRNFMLLLPSDRLLQDDPRNIWFEAATVVAVAPPVEIHAGSVLKSALAGGLSCALSTSLLHPVDTIKTRVQASTLTFPEIISKLPQIGVRGLYRGSIPAILGQFSSHGLRTGIFEASKLVLINVAPNLPDIQVQSMASFCSTLLGTAVRIPCEVLKQRLQAGLFDNVGEAIVGTWNQDGLKGFFRGTGATLCREVPFYVAGMGLYAESKKLAQQLLQRELEPWETIAVGAVSGGLAAVVTTPFDVMKTRMMTAPGGRPISMSVVAFSILRHEGPLGLFKGAVPRFFWIAPLGAMNFAGYELAKKAMVKNEEDQLSQKKLAKI